The Pan paniscus chromosome 15, NHGRI_mPanPan1-v2.0_pri, whole genome shotgun sequence genome includes a window with the following:
- the ARG2 gene encoding arginase-2, mitochondrial isoform X2: protein MKRLSSLGCHLKDFGDLSFTPVPKDDLYNNLIVNPRSVGLANQELAEVVSRAVSDGYSCVTLGGDHSLAIGTISGHARHCPDLCVVWVDAHADINTPLTTSSGNLHGQPVSFLLRELQDKVPQLPGFSWIKPCISSASIVYIGLRDVDPPEHFILKNYDIQYFSMRDIDRLGIQKVMERTFDLLIGKRQRPIHLSFDIDAFDPTLAPATGTPVVGGLTYREGMYIAEEIHNTGLLSALDLVEVNPQLATSEEEAKTTANLAVDVIASSFGQTREGGHIVYDQLPTPSSPDESENQARVRI, encoded by the exons GCTGCCACCTAAAAGACTTTGGAGATTTGAGTTTTACTCCAGTCCCCAAAGATGATCTCTACAACAACCTGATAGTGAATCCACGCTCAGTGGGTCTTGCCAACCAGGAACTGGCTGAGGTGGTTAGCAGAGCTGTGTCAGATGGCTACAGCTGTGTCACACTGGGAGGAGATCACAG CCTGGCAATCGGTACCATTAGTGGCCATGCCCGACACTGCCCAGACCTTTGTGTTGTCTGGGTTGATGCCCATGCTGACATCAACACACCCCTTACCACTTCATCAGGAAATCTCCATGGACAGCCAGTTTCATTTCTCCTCAGAGAACTACAGGATAAG GTACCACAACTCCCAGGATTTTCCTGGATCAAACCTTGTATCTCTTCTGCAAGTATTGTGTATATTGGTCTGAGAGACGTGGACCCTCCTGAACA ttttattttaaagaactatGATATCCAGTATTTTTCCATGAGAGATATTGATCGACTTGGTATCCAGAAGGTCATGGAACGAACATTTGACCTGCTGATTGGCAA GAGACAAAGACCAATCCATTTGAGTTTTGATATTGATGCATTTGACCCTACACTGGCTCCAGCCACAGGAACTCCTGTTGTCGGGGGACTAACCTATCGAGAAGGCATGTATATTGCTGAGGAAATACACAATACAG GGTTGCTATCAGCACTGGATCTTGTTGAAGTCAATCCTCAGTTGGCCACCTCAGAGGAAGAGGCGAAGACTACAGCTAACCTGGCAGTAGATGTGATTGCTTCAAGCTTTGGTCAGACAAGAGAAGGAGGGCATATTGTCTATGACCAACTTCCTACTCCCAGTTCACCAGATGAATCAGAAAATCAAGCACGTGTGAGAATTTAG
- the VTI1B gene encoding vesicle transport through interaction with t-SNAREs homolog 1B isoform X2: protein MKTYKGCPSGCWGRRGPLAEMEEELRYAPLSFRNPMMSKLRNYRKDLAKLHREVRSTPLTATPGGRGDMKYGIYAVENEHMNRLQSQRAMLLQGTESLNRATQSIERSHRIATETDQIGSEIIEELGEQRDQLERTKSRLVNTSENLSKSRKILRSMSRKVTTNKLLLSIIILLELAILGGLVYYKFFRSH from the exons CTGGCAGAGATGGAGGAGGAGCTACGTTATGCACCCCTGTCTTTCCGAAACCCCATGATGTCTAAGCTTCGAAACTACCGGAAGGACCTTGCTAAACTCCATCGGGAGGTGAGAAGCACACCTTTGACAGCCACACCTGGAGGCCGAGGAGACATGAAATATGGCATATATGCTGTAGAGAATGAGCATATG AATCGGCTACAGTCTCAAAGGGCAATGCTTCTGCAGGGCACTGAAAGCCTGAACCGGGCCACCCAAAGTATTGAACGTTCTCATCGGATTGCCACAGAGACTGACCAGATTGGCTCAGAAATCATAGAAGAGCTGGGGGAACAACGAGACCAGTTAGAACGTACCAAGAGTAGA ctGGTAAACACAAGTGAAAACTTGAGCAAAAGTCGGAAGATTCTCCGTTCAATGTCCAGAAA AGTGACAACCAACAAGCTGCTGCTTTCCATTATCATCTTACTGGAGCTCGCCATCCTGGGAGGCCTGGTTTACTACAAATTCTTTCGCAGCCATTGA